The following coding sequences are from one Gadus morhua chromosome 10, gadMor3.0, whole genome shotgun sequence window:
- the LOC115552396 gene encoding sodium bicarbonate transporter-like protein 11 isoform X3 yields MEVKQVLHFVPCDDASTGKSKNGYTFQEMELRKEDAMYEDVKEHDFQANVSDHDTPEYGLLNTTRKYVSSMNFQEEVRAHRDLDDFLAQSSILLEEDAATLEEVLKHMLTRMMDEGGEAFDVDAVMESLFTDASGLDANVHLLSETIQGVTTTPTGIHYQQSWLCILTNVRSLQKRHVCITRLDRPQNWGVNCCEARYVVLILAPSRTKSTKTAIELGRTFATLLSDISFRQKLLETRTEEEFKKELVLQRRLLSSGSDKPLEEVVDDTDPRKGKPLECTDFLKPFKGVYDDLRRRLPLYPSDFTDGIVGPDRSLLKYTTTAIFLYITILLPAIAFGSLNDESTRGEINVQKTIVGQSIGGVIYALFAGSPLVIPLTTAPLAIFISVIRGICDDYSIDFEAFYACIGLWNSLFLILGGLFNVSLLMKLFKRSTEEVIALFISIAFVGDAVKGTVKIFNLFYHGPTLTTTNATLTLEQISQLLENASQNGSDSGARGELTVFLPVSLVHCTRERPVLCLLLMLATLWLGYALYLVKRSPYLNGRIREVVSDCALPISVVIVSFIGSYLFLDIELPVFHHVVGQPIFNFAPFDKLTGMNTLSAVGLGFLLALLIFIDQNIVISLTHVPEHKLLKGTAFHWDLVLTGLINILMSCLGLPWMHAAFPHSSLHARQLAKTEQHVENGHVYTTIVSVKETRLTSLAANILIGVSVYMLPIPLQLIPKPVLYGLFLYIAATSLDGNQMVDRMQLLFKEQTSYPPTHYIRRVPQRKVHYFTALQMVQLVVLCAFGMYPLPYMKMVFPLLMILLVPIRTHLLPRLIDAKYLDIMDSQHM; encoded by the exons ATGGAAGTCAAACAGGTCCTCCATTTTGTGCCATGT GACGACGCGTCAACCGGGAAGTCCAAAAATGGCTACACTTTCCAAGAGATGG AGCTGCGTAAGGAGGATGCGATGTATGAGGACGTTAAGGAGCATGACTTCCAGGCCAatgtttcag ATCACGATACACCAGAATATGGGCTACTGAACACAACTCGCAAa TATGTGAGCTCCATGAACTTCCAAGAGGAGGTGCGTGCCCACAGGGACCTCGACGACTTCCTGGCCCAGTCCAGCATCTTGCTAGAGGAGGATGCCGCCACGCTGGAAGAGGTCCtcaaacacatgctcacacgcaTGATGGACGAGGGCGGGGAAGCCTTCGACGTGGATGCCGTCATGGAATCCTTGTTCACCGACGCCAGCGGGTTGGATGCAAACG TGCATCTTCTGTCTGAGACCATCCAGGGAGTCACCACGACCCCAACAGGAATCCACTACCAGCAGTCCTGGCTCTGTATTCT CACCAACGTCAGGAGCCTCCAGAAGCGCCACGTCTGCATTACACGCCTGGACCGACCCCAGAACTGGGGGGTGAACTGCTGCGAGGCCCGCTATGTGGTTCTCATCCTGGCTCCCTCCAGAACG AAAAGCACCAAGACGGCCATAGAGCTGGGGAGGACGTTCGCCACCCTGCTGTCGGACATCTCTTTCCGCCAGAAGCTCCTGGAAACCCGCACCGAAGAGGAGTTCAAGAAGGAGCTGGTGCTCCAGCGACGGCTCCTCTCCAGCGGCAGCGACAAGCCCCTCGAGGAGGTTGTCGACGACACAGACCCCCGTAAAGGGAAGCCCCTGGAG TGCACAGATTTCCTGAAACCATTCAAGGGTGTGTACGACGACCTCCGCAGAAGACTCCCGCTCTACCCCTCAGATTTCACAGACG GTATCGTGGGGCCTGACCGCTCATTACTGAAGTACACCACCACGGCCATCTTTCTCTACATCACCATTCTGCTGCCGGCCATCGCCTTTGGCTCACTCAATGACGAGAGCACCAGAGGGGAAATAA ACGTGCAGAAGACCATCGTTGGCCAGAGCATCGGTGGGGTGATCTACGCTCTCTTCGCGGGCTCCCCCCTGGTCATCCCCCTGACCACCGCGCCACTCGCCATCTTCATCAGCG TGATTAGGGGGATCTGTGACGACTATTCCATTGACTTTGAGGCGTTCTACGCCTGCATCGGCTTATGGAACAGCCTGTTCCTCATCCTGGGAGGCCTGTTCAACGTGAGCCTGCTAATGAAGCTCTTCAAACG CTCCACAGAGGAAGTCATCGCCTTGTTCATCTCCATCGCCTTTGTGGGCGATGCGGTGAAAGGAACCGTGAAAA tCTTCAACCTCTTCTACCACGGCCCCACCTTGACCACCACCAACGCCACCCTGACCCTGGAGCAGATCAGCCAGCTCCTTGAGAACGCCTCCCAGAACGGCAGCGACAGCGGGGCGCGGGGGGAACTCACGGTGTTCCTGCCTGTGTCCCTGGTGCATTGTACCAGGGAGAGGCCCGTCCTGTGTCTGCTCCTCATGCTGGCGACCCTGTGGCTGGGCTACGCCCTCTACCTCGTCAAGAggag TCCGTACCTGAACGGTCGGATCCGGGAGGTGGTGTCTGACTGTGCCCTCCCCATCTCCGTGGTGATCGTGTCTTTCATCGGCTCCTACCTCTTCCTGGACATCGAGC TTCCCGTGTTTCACCACGTGGTCGGCCAGCCCATCTTCAACTTTGCGCCGTTCGACAAGCTGACGGGGATGAACACGCTCAGCGCTGTGGGCCTCGGGTTCCTCCTCGCCCTGCTCATCTTCATCGACCAGAACATCGTCATCTCCCTCACGCACGTGCCGGAGCACAA GCTGCTGAAGGGGACGGCGTTCCACTGGGACCTGGTGCTCACGGGCCTCATCAACATCCTCATGTCGTGCCTGGGTCTGCCATGGATGCACGCTGCCTTCCCTCACTCCTCGCTCCACGCACGCCAGCTGGCCAAGACGGAGCAGCACGTGGAGAACGGACACGTGTACACCAC CATCGTCAGTGTGAAGGAGACCCGCCTGACGTCCCTGGCCGCCAACATCCTGATCGGCGTGTCCGTGTACATGCTGCCCATCCCGCTCCAGTTGATCCCCAAGCCCGTCCTCTACGGCCTCTTCCTCTACATCGCTGCCACCTCGCTGGACGGCAACCAGATGGTGGACCGCATGCAGCTGCTgttcaaggagcag acgtcctacccccccacccactacATCCGCCGGGTGCCCCAGAGGAAGGTGCACTACTTCACGGCGCTGCAGATGGTCCAGCTGGTGGTGCTCTGTGCCTTCGGCATGTACCCCCTCCCCTACATGAAGATGGTGTTCCCACTGCTCATGATCCTGCTCGTTCCCATCAG GACTCATCTGCTTCCACGATTGATCGACGCCAAGTATCTGGACATCATGGATTCTCAGCACATGTAG
- the LOC115552396 gene encoding sodium bicarbonate transporter-like protein 11 isoform X1: MATEKSGVILTHFNGDDASTGKSKNGYTFQEMELRKEDAMYEDVKEHDFQANVSDHDTPEYGLLNTTRKYVSSMNFQEEVRAHRDLDDFLAQSSILLEEDAATLEEVLKHMLTRMMDEGGEAFDVDAVMESLFTDASGLDANVHLLSETIQGVTTTPTGIHYQQSWLCILTNVRSLQKRHVCITRLDRPQNWGVNCCEARYVVLILAPSRTKSTKTAIELGRTFATLLSDISFRQKLLETRTEEEFKKELVLQRRLLSSGSDKPLEEVVDDTDPRKGKPLECTDFLKPFKGVYDDLRRRLPLYPSDFTDGIVGPDRSLLKYTTTAIFLYITILLPAIAFGSLNDESTRGEINVQKTIVGQSIGGVIYALFAGSPLVIPLTTAPLAIFISVIRGICDDYSIDFEAFYACIGLWNSLFLILGGLFNVSLLMKLFKRSTEEVIALFISIAFVGDAVKGTVKIFNLFYHGPTLTTTNATLTLEQISQLLENASQNGSDSGARGELTVFLPVSLVHCTRERPVLCLLLMLATLWLGYALYLVKRSPYLNGRIREVVSDCALPISVVIVSFIGSYLFLDIELPVFHHVVGQPIFNFAPFDKLTGMNTLSAVGLGFLLALLIFIDQNIVISLTHVPEHKLLKGTAFHWDLVLTGLINILMSCLGLPWMHAAFPHSSLHARQLAKTEQHVENGHVYTTIVSVKETRLTSLAANILIGVSVYMLPIPLQLIPKPVLYGLFLYIAATSLDGNQMVDRMQLLFKEQTSYPPTHYIRRVPQRKVHYFTALQMVQLVVLCAFGMYPLPYMKMVFPLLMILLVPIRTHLLPRLIDAKYLDIMDSQHM, translated from the exons ACGACGCGTCAACCGGGAAGTCCAAAAATGGCTACACTTTCCAAGAGATGG AGCTGCGTAAGGAGGATGCGATGTATGAGGACGTTAAGGAGCATGACTTCCAGGCCAatgtttcag ATCACGATACACCAGAATATGGGCTACTGAACACAACTCGCAAa TATGTGAGCTCCATGAACTTCCAAGAGGAGGTGCGTGCCCACAGGGACCTCGACGACTTCCTGGCCCAGTCCAGCATCTTGCTAGAGGAGGATGCCGCCACGCTGGAAGAGGTCCtcaaacacatgctcacacgcaTGATGGACGAGGGCGGGGAAGCCTTCGACGTGGATGCCGTCATGGAATCCTTGTTCACCGACGCCAGCGGGTTGGATGCAAACG TGCATCTTCTGTCTGAGACCATCCAGGGAGTCACCACGACCCCAACAGGAATCCACTACCAGCAGTCCTGGCTCTGTATTCT CACCAACGTCAGGAGCCTCCAGAAGCGCCACGTCTGCATTACACGCCTGGACCGACCCCAGAACTGGGGGGTGAACTGCTGCGAGGCCCGCTATGTGGTTCTCATCCTGGCTCCCTCCAGAACG AAAAGCACCAAGACGGCCATAGAGCTGGGGAGGACGTTCGCCACCCTGCTGTCGGACATCTCTTTCCGCCAGAAGCTCCTGGAAACCCGCACCGAAGAGGAGTTCAAGAAGGAGCTGGTGCTCCAGCGACGGCTCCTCTCCAGCGGCAGCGACAAGCCCCTCGAGGAGGTTGTCGACGACACAGACCCCCGTAAAGGGAAGCCCCTGGAG TGCACAGATTTCCTGAAACCATTCAAGGGTGTGTACGACGACCTCCGCAGAAGACTCCCGCTCTACCCCTCAGATTTCACAGACG GTATCGTGGGGCCTGACCGCTCATTACTGAAGTACACCACCACGGCCATCTTTCTCTACATCACCATTCTGCTGCCGGCCATCGCCTTTGGCTCACTCAATGACGAGAGCACCAGAGGGGAAATAA ACGTGCAGAAGACCATCGTTGGCCAGAGCATCGGTGGGGTGATCTACGCTCTCTTCGCGGGCTCCCCCCTGGTCATCCCCCTGACCACCGCGCCACTCGCCATCTTCATCAGCG TGATTAGGGGGATCTGTGACGACTATTCCATTGACTTTGAGGCGTTCTACGCCTGCATCGGCTTATGGAACAGCCTGTTCCTCATCCTGGGAGGCCTGTTCAACGTGAGCCTGCTAATGAAGCTCTTCAAACG CTCCACAGAGGAAGTCATCGCCTTGTTCATCTCCATCGCCTTTGTGGGCGATGCGGTGAAAGGAACCGTGAAAA tCTTCAACCTCTTCTACCACGGCCCCACCTTGACCACCACCAACGCCACCCTGACCCTGGAGCAGATCAGCCAGCTCCTTGAGAACGCCTCCCAGAACGGCAGCGACAGCGGGGCGCGGGGGGAACTCACGGTGTTCCTGCCTGTGTCCCTGGTGCATTGTACCAGGGAGAGGCCCGTCCTGTGTCTGCTCCTCATGCTGGCGACCCTGTGGCTGGGCTACGCCCTCTACCTCGTCAAGAggag TCCGTACCTGAACGGTCGGATCCGGGAGGTGGTGTCTGACTGTGCCCTCCCCATCTCCGTGGTGATCGTGTCTTTCATCGGCTCCTACCTCTTCCTGGACATCGAGC TTCCCGTGTTTCACCACGTGGTCGGCCAGCCCATCTTCAACTTTGCGCCGTTCGACAAGCTGACGGGGATGAACACGCTCAGCGCTGTGGGCCTCGGGTTCCTCCTCGCCCTGCTCATCTTCATCGACCAGAACATCGTCATCTCCCTCACGCACGTGCCGGAGCACAA GCTGCTGAAGGGGACGGCGTTCCACTGGGACCTGGTGCTCACGGGCCTCATCAACATCCTCATGTCGTGCCTGGGTCTGCCATGGATGCACGCTGCCTTCCCTCACTCCTCGCTCCACGCACGCCAGCTGGCCAAGACGGAGCAGCACGTGGAGAACGGACACGTGTACACCAC CATCGTCAGTGTGAAGGAGACCCGCCTGACGTCCCTGGCCGCCAACATCCTGATCGGCGTGTCCGTGTACATGCTGCCCATCCCGCTCCAGTTGATCCCCAAGCCCGTCCTCTACGGCCTCTTCCTCTACATCGCTGCCACCTCGCTGGACGGCAACCAGATGGTGGACCGCATGCAGCTGCTgttcaaggagcag acgtcctacccccccacccactacATCCGCCGGGTGCCCCAGAGGAAGGTGCACTACTTCACGGCGCTGCAGATGGTCCAGCTGGTGGTGCTCTGTGCCTTCGGCATGTACCCCCTCCCCTACATGAAGATGGTGTTCCCACTGCTCATGATCCTGCTCGTTCCCATCAG GACTCATCTGCTTCCACGATTGATCGACGCCAAGTATCTGGACATCATGGATTCTCAGCACATGTAG
- the LOC115552396 gene encoding sodium bicarbonate transporter-like protein 11 isoform X2, giving the protein MEDKQVLHFVPCDDASTGKSKNGYTFQEMELRKEDAMYEDVKEHDFQANVSDHDTPEYGLLNTTRKYVSSMNFQEEVRAHRDLDDFLAQSSILLEEDAATLEEVLKHMLTRMMDEGGEAFDVDAVMESLFTDASGLDANVHLLSETIQGVTTTPTGIHYQQSWLCILTNVRSLQKRHVCITRLDRPQNWGVNCCEARYVVLILAPSRTKSTKTAIELGRTFATLLSDISFRQKLLETRTEEEFKKELVLQRRLLSSGSDKPLEEVVDDTDPRKGKPLECTDFLKPFKGVYDDLRRRLPLYPSDFTDGIVGPDRSLLKYTTTAIFLYITILLPAIAFGSLNDESTRGEINVQKTIVGQSIGGVIYALFAGSPLVIPLTTAPLAIFISVIRGICDDYSIDFEAFYACIGLWNSLFLILGGLFNVSLLMKLFKRSTEEVIALFISIAFVGDAVKGTVKIFNLFYHGPTLTTTNATLTLEQISQLLENASQNGSDSGARGELTVFLPVSLVHCTRERPVLCLLLMLATLWLGYALYLVKRSPYLNGRIREVVSDCALPISVVIVSFIGSYLFLDIELPVFHHVVGQPIFNFAPFDKLTGMNTLSAVGLGFLLALLIFIDQNIVISLTHVPEHKLLKGTAFHWDLVLTGLINILMSCLGLPWMHAAFPHSSLHARQLAKTEQHVENGHVYTTIVSVKETRLTSLAANILIGVSVYMLPIPLQLIPKPVLYGLFLYIAATSLDGNQMVDRMQLLFKEQTSYPPTHYIRRVPQRKVHYFTALQMVQLVVLCAFGMYPLPYMKMVFPLLMILLVPIRTHLLPRLIDAKYLDIMDSQHM; this is encoded by the exons ATGGAAGACAAACAGGTCCTCCATTTTGTGCCATGTG ACGACGCGTCAACCGGGAAGTCCAAAAATGGCTACACTTTCCAAGAGATGG AGCTGCGTAAGGAGGATGCGATGTATGAGGACGTTAAGGAGCATGACTTCCAGGCCAatgtttcag ATCACGATACACCAGAATATGGGCTACTGAACACAACTCGCAAa TATGTGAGCTCCATGAACTTCCAAGAGGAGGTGCGTGCCCACAGGGACCTCGACGACTTCCTGGCCCAGTCCAGCATCTTGCTAGAGGAGGATGCCGCCACGCTGGAAGAGGTCCtcaaacacatgctcacacgcaTGATGGACGAGGGCGGGGAAGCCTTCGACGTGGATGCCGTCATGGAATCCTTGTTCACCGACGCCAGCGGGTTGGATGCAAACG TGCATCTTCTGTCTGAGACCATCCAGGGAGTCACCACGACCCCAACAGGAATCCACTACCAGCAGTCCTGGCTCTGTATTCT CACCAACGTCAGGAGCCTCCAGAAGCGCCACGTCTGCATTACACGCCTGGACCGACCCCAGAACTGGGGGGTGAACTGCTGCGAGGCCCGCTATGTGGTTCTCATCCTGGCTCCCTCCAGAACG AAAAGCACCAAGACGGCCATAGAGCTGGGGAGGACGTTCGCCACCCTGCTGTCGGACATCTCTTTCCGCCAGAAGCTCCTGGAAACCCGCACCGAAGAGGAGTTCAAGAAGGAGCTGGTGCTCCAGCGACGGCTCCTCTCCAGCGGCAGCGACAAGCCCCTCGAGGAGGTTGTCGACGACACAGACCCCCGTAAAGGGAAGCCCCTGGAG TGCACAGATTTCCTGAAACCATTCAAGGGTGTGTACGACGACCTCCGCAGAAGACTCCCGCTCTACCCCTCAGATTTCACAGACG GTATCGTGGGGCCTGACCGCTCATTACTGAAGTACACCACCACGGCCATCTTTCTCTACATCACCATTCTGCTGCCGGCCATCGCCTTTGGCTCACTCAATGACGAGAGCACCAGAGGGGAAATAA ACGTGCAGAAGACCATCGTTGGCCAGAGCATCGGTGGGGTGATCTACGCTCTCTTCGCGGGCTCCCCCCTGGTCATCCCCCTGACCACCGCGCCACTCGCCATCTTCATCAGCG TGATTAGGGGGATCTGTGACGACTATTCCATTGACTTTGAGGCGTTCTACGCCTGCATCGGCTTATGGAACAGCCTGTTCCTCATCCTGGGAGGCCTGTTCAACGTGAGCCTGCTAATGAAGCTCTTCAAACG CTCCACAGAGGAAGTCATCGCCTTGTTCATCTCCATCGCCTTTGTGGGCGATGCGGTGAAAGGAACCGTGAAAA tCTTCAACCTCTTCTACCACGGCCCCACCTTGACCACCACCAACGCCACCCTGACCCTGGAGCAGATCAGCCAGCTCCTTGAGAACGCCTCCCAGAACGGCAGCGACAGCGGGGCGCGGGGGGAACTCACGGTGTTCCTGCCTGTGTCCCTGGTGCATTGTACCAGGGAGAGGCCCGTCCTGTGTCTGCTCCTCATGCTGGCGACCCTGTGGCTGGGCTACGCCCTCTACCTCGTCAAGAggag TCCGTACCTGAACGGTCGGATCCGGGAGGTGGTGTCTGACTGTGCCCTCCCCATCTCCGTGGTGATCGTGTCTTTCATCGGCTCCTACCTCTTCCTGGACATCGAGC TTCCCGTGTTTCACCACGTGGTCGGCCAGCCCATCTTCAACTTTGCGCCGTTCGACAAGCTGACGGGGATGAACACGCTCAGCGCTGTGGGCCTCGGGTTCCTCCTCGCCCTGCTCATCTTCATCGACCAGAACATCGTCATCTCCCTCACGCACGTGCCGGAGCACAA GCTGCTGAAGGGGACGGCGTTCCACTGGGACCTGGTGCTCACGGGCCTCATCAACATCCTCATGTCGTGCCTGGGTCTGCCATGGATGCACGCTGCCTTCCCTCACTCCTCGCTCCACGCACGCCAGCTGGCCAAGACGGAGCAGCACGTGGAGAACGGACACGTGTACACCAC CATCGTCAGTGTGAAGGAGACCCGCCTGACGTCCCTGGCCGCCAACATCCTGATCGGCGTGTCCGTGTACATGCTGCCCATCCCGCTCCAGTTGATCCCCAAGCCCGTCCTCTACGGCCTCTTCCTCTACATCGCTGCCACCTCGCTGGACGGCAACCAGATGGTGGACCGCATGCAGCTGCTgttcaaggagcag acgtcctacccccccacccactacATCCGCCGGGTGCCCCAGAGGAAGGTGCACTACTTCACGGCGCTGCAGATGGTCCAGCTGGTGGTGCTCTGTGCCTTCGGCATGTACCCCCTCCCCTACATGAAGATGGTGTTCCCACTGCTCATGATCCTGCTCGTTCCCATCAG GACTCATCTGCTTCCACGATTGATCGACGCCAAGTATCTGGACATCATGGATTCTCAGCACATGTAG